In the Clostridium beijerinckii genome, one interval contains:
- a CDS encoding TetR/AcrR family transcriptional regulator, with the protein MEIKEKILKSSIKLFMENGFFEVSIRDIFKQININKSAFYKYFKSKDELIYKVIEEFCSPYFDEIIGATNLCNESAKKKLKTIFIKYCGIIPYLKKILNINKFNYIAVTFITIEGLKSYENKNLVNDFNHRLLEGIDNVVEEGKELGEVLPEIDSLSTSKSIVSMLQSSMVLWAMNQNIDINLLFKTNFKYLWKSIGVSPI; encoded by the coding sequence GTGGAAATTAAAGAAAAAATTTTAAAGTCATCTATCAAACTATTTATGGAAAATGGTTTTTTTGAAGTGTCTATTAGAGATATTTTTAAACAAATTAACATAAATAAAAGTGCTTTTTATAAGTATTTTAAAAGTAAAGATGAGCTTATATATAAAGTGATAGAAGAGTTTTGTTCTCCATACTTTGATGAAATTATAGGCGCTACCAATTTATGCAATGAATCCGCAAAAAAAAAGCTGAAAACAATTTTTATAAAATATTGTGGAATAATACCATATTTAAAAAAGATTCTAAATATAAATAAATTTAACTATATTGCTGTCACATTTATAACAATTGAAGGATTAAAAAGTTACGAAAATAAAAATTTAGTAAATGATTTTAACCATAGATTATTGGAAGGGATAGACAATGTTGTAGAAGAAGGAAAAGAATTAGGTGAGGTTTTGCCAGAAATTGATTCTCTATCTACATCAAAGAGTATTGTGTCGATGTTGCAAAGTTCTATGGTCCTTTGGGCAATGAATCAAAATATCGATATAAATTTATTATTCAAAACTAATTTTAAATATTTGTGGAAAAGTATCGGAGTAAGTCCAATTTAA
- a CDS encoding thioesterase family protein, with protein sequence MEFNLNEGTSYIKEFKVTENETAIKMGSGDLEVYATPAMIALMENVSKSLVIEELPSGYTTVGIDMSVKHIKSSPIGANIKCKSTLTKVDGKKLFFDVEASDDQGTIGKGSHIRFIVNSEDFMRKTKNC encoded by the coding sequence ATGGAATTTAATTTAAATGAAGGTACTTCATATATCAAAGAGTTTAAAGTTACAGAAAATGAAACAGCTATAAAAATGGGATCAGGTGATCTAGAGGTCTATGCGACCCCTGCTATGATTGCTCTAATGGAAAATGTATCAAAAAGTTTAGTAATAGAGGAACTTCCAAGTGGTTATACTACAGTGGGAATTGACATGAGTGTCAAACATATTAAATCATCTCCAATTGGCGCAAATATAAAATGCAAATCTACCCTTACAAAAGTAGATGGAAAAAAATTATTTTTTGATGTGGAAGCAAGTGATGACCAAGGTACTATCGGAAAAGGTTCTCATATAAGGTTTATTGTAAACTCAGAAGATTTTATGAGAAAAACTAAAAATTGCTAA
- a CDS encoding GH25 family lysozyme, whose amino-acid sequence MNIRKKLTSFILVLLTSISFGQVINVQATTTDSTVVSSNTVSNISDEIPNPGIPENKPSELNVIYKYSTQDIVNSSDGKVNITSTIGWKKENGYWYYYKSDNTRATGWIKPDNKWYHLKYDGRMVTGWFNVNGIWYYLDQSGSMVTGWRKLDNVWYFLNGSGAMVTGLNKIDNKIYMFYSSGEMATGWYKSGDNWYYSSSSGSMATGWIKDNGTWYYLYDTGAMAKGWVNIDEKWYYLKSSGAMSTGWINSGSDTYYLDKSSGALVTNSTIDGYKIGSDGKKIGPGNPVNNNSDTLLKGIDISHYNGDIDFKRVKASGIQCVYIKATEGTTYVDNYLGISYSGAQNAGLNTGFYHFLVGTSSPETQARNFYNNIKDKQNDLKPALDIEQDGFDVMGYALRFIDEFKKLSNMDICIYTYSDFIKNNLDSRLSKYTLWEANYYKSPFNLPANSVWNSRAGHQYTDKGVIDGIYGDVDLDEFTQDILSN is encoded by the coding sequence GTGAATATTAGAAAGAAACTTACTTCATTTATACTTGTTTTATTAACTAGTATAAGTTTTGGACAAGTGATAAATGTACAAGCTACAACTACTGATTCAACTGTAGTATCTAGCAATACTGTTAGCAATATATCAGATGAAATTCCTAATCCAGGTATACCTGAAAATAAGCCAAGTGAATTAAATGTTATTTATAAATATAGTACCCAAGATATTGTAAATAGTAGTGATGGAAAAGTTAACATAACATCAACTATTGGGTGGAAAAAAGAGAATGGATACTGGTATTACTATAAATCAGATAATACAAGAGCAACTGGGTGGATAAAACCAGATAACAAGTGGTATCATTTAAAATACGATGGAAGAATGGTAACTGGATGGTTTAATGTCAATGGCATATGGTATTATTTAGATCAATCAGGCAGTATGGTTACTGGTTGGAGGAAATTAGATAACGTTTGGTATTTCTTAAACGGTTCAGGGGCCATGGTAACAGGACTAAATAAAATTGATAATAAAATTTACATGTTTTATAGTAGTGGTGAAATGGCTACAGGATGGTATAAATCAGGTGATAATTGGTATTACTCTAGCAGTAGTGGAAGCATGGCAACTGGATGGATTAAAGATAATGGAACTTGGTATTATTTATATGATACTGGTGCAATGGCTAAAGGATGGGTTAATATTGATGAAAAGTGGTATTATTTAAAATCTAGTGGAGCAATGTCAACAGGATGGATAAATTCTGGAAGTGATACTTATTATTTAGATAAATCATCTGGAGCTTTAGTTACAAATTCTACAATAGATGGCTATAAAATCGGTTCTGATGGCAAGAAGATAGGGCCAGGAAATCCAGTCAATAATAATTCTGATACTTTATTAAAAGGTATAGATATTAGTCACTACAATGGGGACATAGATTTTAAAAGAGTCAAAGCTTCAGGGATCCAATGTGTATACATAAAAGCTACAGAAGGGACAACCTATGTGGATAATTATTTGGGAATTAGTTATAGTGGTGCTCAAAATGCTGGATTAAATACAGGTTTTTATCATTTTTTAGTTGGGACAAGCTCTCCTGAAACACAAGCACGTAATTTTTACAATAACATAAAGGATAAGCAGAATGACCTAAAACCTGCTTTGGATATAGAACAAGATGGATTTGATGTCATGGGTTATGCATTAAGGTTCATAGATGAATTCAAAAAATTAAGTAATATGGACATTTGTATATATACATATTCAGATTTTATAAAAAATAATTTAGATAGTAGATTATCTAAATATACATTATGGGAAGCAAATTATTATAAGAGTCCATTTAACTTACCAGCTAATAGTGTATGGAATTCTAGAGCAGGACATCAATATACAGATAAAGGTGTTATCGATGGAATCTATGGAGATGTAGACTTAGATGAATTTACACAAGATATTCTTAGCAATTAA